Proteins encoded by one window of Aspergillus chevalieri M1 DNA, chromosome 6, nearly complete sequence:
- the sit1 gene encoding putative siderochrome-iron transporter Sit1 (COG:P;~EggNog:ENOG410QE3E;~InterPro:IPR020846,IPR011701,IPR036259;~TransMembrane:14 (i48-67o87-107i119-137o143-164i176-193o205-230i260-285o297-314i334-353o373-392i399-418o430-448i460-487o535-557i);~go_function: GO:0022857 - transmembrane transporter activity [Evidence IEA];~go_process: GO:0055085 - transmembrane transport [Evidence IEA]) — translation MATDDEKVPNHASQPRPSQDSSEESVSLLSKESPGVKRIELISSHIHLTDRIFLFSGVFLIAYVYGLDNQVRQTYQPLATAEYQQHSLISTINVLRAVIAAAAQPTAAKIADVFGRVEVILLSIVFYTVGTIVEACADNVETFVAGGVIFQVGYTAIVLLFQVLIADITSLQSRLLFSYIPAAPFIINTWISGNVTSSVLQVTTWRWGIGMFAIVYPVCTLTLLIPLYIVQRRAKKKGAFAAYQSPLRLLGARQLVTESFWYLDVGGILLLIAFLALILTPFTIAHGAQSQWKTAKIIAPLVVGVCCIPAWIIWERKCKHPMVPFKLLKDRAVWGALGIAIMLNTAWGLQGNYLYTVLVVSFDESITSATRIISLYSFASVITGCVLGFVILKVRRLKVFIVAGTLLFSVAFGILIYFRGGSGGSSHSGVIGGQVLLGIAGGLFPYSAQASIQAATKHEHLAVVTGLFLACYNVGSALGDTIAGAIWTQVLPGELSNKLDDPALVQQAYGDPFTFVSTHAMGTPVRQAVVDSYKYVQRLLCITGICLTVPLIVFAFCMKNPKLTNEQSYADSEESEESP, via the exons ATGGCGACGGACGATGAGAAAGTACCTAATCATGCCTCTCAGCCTCGTCCATCGCAGGACAGCTCTGAAGAATCAGTGTCTTTGTTGAGCAAGGAGAGTCCGGGTGTCAAACGCATTGAACTCATTTCCTCGCACATCCATCTAACCGACCGcatcttcttgttctccgGCGTATTCCTCATTGCTTATGTCTATGGCTTGGATAACCAGGTTCGGCAGACATATCAG CCTCTGGCCACAGCCGAATACCAACAACACAGTCTGATCTCGACAATCAATGTCTTACGCGCTGTgatcgcagcagcagcacaacCTACTGCCGCGAAAATTGCCGATGTTTTCGGAAGAGTCGAAGTGATCCTCCTCTCGATCGTGTTCTACACAGTTG GGACCATTGTGGAAGCTTGCGCGGATAATGTGGAGACATTTGTTGCCGGTGGTGTGATATTTCAG GTCGGTTATACTGCAATTGTCTTGCTGTTTCAGGTCTTGATCGCCGATATCACCTCTCTCCAATCCCGTTTGCTTTTTTCCTATATTCCGGCGGCACCATTTATA ATCAATACGTGGATCAGTGGTAATGTCACTTCCTCCGTCCTGCAGGTCACTACTTGGCGATGGGGAATCGGGATGTTCGCAATAGTCTATCCAG TGTGTACACTTACGTTGCTCATTCCACTCTACATAGTACAGAGGAGGGCCAAAAAGAAGGGCGCCTTTGCGGCATACCAGAGCCCTCTCCGTCTACTTGGAGCTCGCCAGCTTGTTACAGAATCTTTTTGGTATCTCGATGTGGGCGGAATCCTACTTCTGATTGCCTTCTTGGCTTTGATATTGACACCATTTACCATTGCGCATGGGGCTCAGTCGCAATGGAAAACCGCCAAAATCATCGCGCCGCTCGTAGTCGGCGTCTGTTGCATTCCAGCATGGATCATTTGGGAACGCAAATGCAAGCACCCAATGGTACCATTCAAG CTGCTGAAAGACCGGGCCGTCTGGGGTGCGTTGGGAATTGCTATCATGCTGAACACTG CGTGGGGACTTCAGGGTAATTATCTATATACCGTCCTTGTTGTCAGCTTCGATGAATCGATTACCTCTGCAACCAGAATTATCTCTCTGTACAG CTTTGCATCAGTCATCACTGGTTGTGTACTCGGATTCGTGATCCTAAAAGTTCGAAGACTCAAAGTGTTTATCGTTGCAGGGACTTTGCTTTTCAGCGTCGCCTTTGGCATCCTCATATATTTCCGTGGAGGGTCAGGAGGATCCAGTCATTCGGGCGTTATTGGTGGGCAAGTATTGCTAGGTATTG CTGGAGGTTTATTCCCGTACTCAGCCCAGGCCAGTATTCAGGCGGCTACTAAGCACGAAC ATCTTGCCGTGGTGACTGGTCTCTTTTTGGCCTGCTACAACGTTGGAAGCGCACTTGGCGATACTATCGCGGGCGCAATATGGACTCAAGTCCTTCCTGGGGAACTTAGCAATAAGCTCGATGACCCTGCACTCGTTCAGCAGGCATACGGGGATCCGTTCACCTTTGTGTCTACCCATGCCATGGGGACCCCTGTCAGGCAGGCCGTCGTCGACTCTTATAAATATGTCCAGCGGCTACTCTGCATCACAGGTATCTGTTTGACAGTGCCCTTGATTGTCTTTGCTTTTTGCATGAAGAACCCGAAGTTGACCAACGAACAAAGCTATGCTGATTCAGAAGAAAGCGAGGAGTCTCCTTGA
- a CDS encoding pectate lyase (CAZy:PL3;~COG:G;~EggNog:ENOG410PKEE;~InterPro:IPR012334,IPR004898,IPR011050;~PFAM:PF03211;~SECRETED:SignalP(1-17);~go_component: GO:0005576 - extracellular region [Evidence IEA];~go_function: GO:0030570 - pectate lyase activity [Evidence IEA]) translates to MYQKSILFSLLATNALAAVHGGSHGHLTKRYTFPLPDSQGNETFDEPKEITDVFNGGMKTYGRGVECTGQEEGGESDAVFIIKEGGTLKNAIIGSDQIEGVHCQGACTVENVWWEAVCEDALFLKEGSGPYRIIGGGAQGAEDKVIQHNSGGEVSIEDFTVYNFGKLYRSCGNCDSMSERTVTISGVTAVSGKSLAGINSNYGDTAAITDTCATDVDDICVEYEGNSNGDEPEKIGSGPSDACKYTEPLSSC, encoded by the exons ATGTATCAGAAAAGcattctcttctctcttcttgcTACCAACGCCCTCGCTGCTGTCCATGGAGGCTCACACGGCCACCTGACCAAGCGGTACACCTTCCCCCTTCCTGACTCCCAAGGCAATGAGACCTTCGACGAGCCCAAGGAGATTACGGATGTCTTCAACGGCGGTATGAAAACATACGGCCGTGGTGTTGAATGTACCGGCCAGGAAGAGGGTGGCGAGAGCGACgccgtcttcatcatcaaggaGGGCGGTACTCTCAAGAACGCCATCATCGGTTCTGACCAGATCGAGGGTGTGCACTGCCAGGGTGCTTGCACTGTCGAGAACGTCTGGTGGGAGGCTGTCTGCGAGG ACGCTCTCTTCCTCAAGGAAGGCAGCGGCCCCTACCGCATTATTGGCGGTGGTGCCCAGGGCGCCGAGGACAAGGTTATCCAACACAACTCCGGCGGCGAAGTCAGCATTGAAGACTTCACCGTGTATAACTTTGGCAAGCTCTACCGCTCCTGCGGCAACTGCGACTCGATGTCCGAGCGCACTGTGACTATCTCCGGTGTTACGGCTGTGAGCGGCAAGTCTCTTGCTGGTATCAACAGCAACTATGGCGACACTGCCGCCATCACT GATACTTGCGCTACCGACGTCGACGACATCTGCGTTGAGTACGAGGGTAACAGCAACGGCGACGAGCCTGAGAAGATTGGTTCTGGACCTAGCGATGCGTGCAAATACACTGAGCCTCTTTCCTCGTGCTAA
- a CDS encoding DUF3425 domain-containing protein (COG:S;~EggNog:ENOG410PRCU;~InterPro:IPR021833;~PFAM:PF11905): protein MHSEIIPNRSDTTAATAKTEPTDDGWSGLTDPVERRRRQNRLNQRAHRQRKRAQGHPYTRPNTTIIKTSPQTTSSPDTAKFTDTAESTENAVSPVSSASSTSRRNCLGLQMLSYLHKFSESAYQSYILGCPTSDHLLTLSKVNVFRAFGAIMASMGMTPDPEWMHDDAISPFSTVRPGIAEDTNLPLALRPTKLQKSLAHHPWLDFFPLPKMRDNLLRAGEFDDEELCVDIMGFWDMSTDSCSMLVWGEPTDPSSWEVTEAFLKKWPWVVRGCPELLQSTNYWRRKRGDAVIFRYI from the exons ATGCATTCCGAAATCATTCCGAATCGCTCAGACACTACTGCAGCAACGGCTAAAACGGAGCCGACCGATGATGGATGGTCGGGATTGACGGATCCTGTggagaggcggaggaggcaAAATCGATTGAATCAGAGAGCCCATC GTCAGCGCAAACGCGCTCAAGGACATCCATACACCCGACCGAATACTACGATAATAAAAACATCACCCCAGACAACCTCTTCACCGGACACAGCGAAGTTCACGGACACCGCAGAATCCACAGAAAATGCAGTATCCCCAGTATCCTCAGCAAGCAGTACATCAAGAAGAAATTGCTTAGGCTTGCAAATGCTCAGTTACCTACACAAATTCAGCGAATCCGCATATCAAAGCTACATCCTAGGCTGTCCAACATCCGACCACCTCCTAACACTCAGCAAAGTGAACGTCTTCCGCGCATTCGGGGCAATAATGGCATCTATGGGCATGACTCCGGACCCCGAATGGATGCACGACGATGCAATATCGCCATTCAGCACGGTGCGCCCGGGGATTGCAGAAGATACTAATCTCCCGCTAGCGCTCCGCCCAACGAAGCTCCAAAAGTCACTAGCACATCACCCCTGGCTTGATTTCTTCCCGCTCCCCAAAATGCGTGACAATCTCCTCCGCGCGGGGGAGTTCGATGATGAGGAGCTATGTGTGGATATCATGGGTTTTTGGGATATGTCGACGGATAGCTGTAGCATGCTGGTCTGGGGCGAACCTACAGATCCGAGTAGTTGGGAGGTGACGGAGGCGTTTTTGAAGAAATGGCCGTGGGTTGTCCGGGGTTGTCCGGAGTTATTGCAGTCGACGAATTATTGGCGGCGGAAGAGGGGGGATGCTGTTATTTTTCGGTATATCTAG